The Vibrio echinoideorum genome includes a region encoding these proteins:
- the cydB gene encoding cytochrome d ubiquinol oxidase subunit II, whose translation MFEYDTLRLIWWVLIGVLLIGFMITDGFDMGVGALLPFIGKTNAERRVMINSIAPHWDGNQVWLITAGGALFAAWPLVYATSFSSLYVAMYLVLISLWLRPLALEYRAKIDSDQWRQVCDLAISFSGFFPPILFGVAFGNLMQGLPFTLNSFLMVEYHGSFIDLINPFALLCGLVGLLMALLQGGAWLMMKATDAVYKKARTVTQASAVFVAFLMVIGCMAINHIDGYVIVSAMDHSSASNPLNKEVITQTGAWLTNFDTYPWMWFAPIGSVTIPLLVLIGARLKWDAIAFISSSLTNACIILTAGFSMFPFIIPSSVNPSNSLTLWDSTSSELTLNIMTGVAFVMVPIILCYTAFSYRTMFGRLDTEYVERNGHSLY comes from the coding sequence ATGTTCGAATATGACACATTGCGTTTAATTTGGTGGGTTCTGATTGGTGTACTGCTGATTGGTTTTATGATCACCGATGGTTTTGATATGGGGGTGGGGGCGTTGTTACCGTTTATTGGTAAAACGAACGCTGAAAGACGAGTCATGATTAACTCTATCGCGCCCCATTGGGACGGCAACCAAGTGTGGTTAATTACCGCAGGTGGTGCGTTGTTTGCGGCTTGGCCTCTGGTTTATGCGACATCGTTTTCAAGCCTTTATGTGGCGATGTATTTGGTGCTTATTTCATTGTGGTTGCGTCCTTTGGCGCTTGAGTATCGAGCAAAGATCGACAGCGATCAGTGGCGACAAGTATGTGACTTGGCAATCTCTTTCTCAGGCTTCTTCCCACCTATCTTGTTTGGGGTGGCGTTTGGCAATTTGATGCAAGGCTTACCTTTTACGCTCAATAGTTTCTTGATGGTTGAGTACCATGGTTCGTTTATCGATTTGATCAACCCATTCGCGCTTTTGTGTGGTCTAGTCGGGTTATTGATGGCGCTGTTACAAGGCGGTGCGTGGTTGATGATGAAAGCCACAGACGCAGTGTACAAAAAGGCAAGAACAGTGACGCAGGCGAGTGCTGTATTTGTCGCTTTCCTTATGGTGATTGGCTGTATGGCGATAAACCATATTGACGGGTATGTGATAGTCAGTGCGATGGATCATAGCTCGGCTTCGAATCCTTTGAACAAAGAAGTCATCACACAAACAGGCGCTTGGTTAACCAACTTCGATACGTACCCTTGGATGTGGTTTGCACCGATCGGCAGCGTGACTATTCCATTACTGGTTTTAATTGGCGCAAGGTTGAAGTGGGATGCGATTGCTTTTATTAGTTCAAGCCTGACTAACGCTTGCATCATCTTAACGGCGGGTTTCTCGATGTTCCCGTTCATTATCCCGTCTAGCGTTAACCCGAGTAATAGCCTAACGCTGTGGGATTCAACATCGAGCGAACTGACCTTGAACATCATGACAGGCGTGGCATTTGTGATGGTACCCATCATTCTTTGTTATACCGCTTTCAGCTACCGAACTATGTTTGGACGACTCGATACCGAGTATGTCGAACGGAACGGCCATTCACTGTATTAA
- a CDS encoding cytochrome ubiquinol oxidase subunit I, with protein MFDVVELSRLQFALTAMFHFLFVPLTIGMSCLLAIMESIYVLTGKQIYQDMTRFWGKLFGINFALGVTTGLTMEFQFGTNWSYYSHYVGDIFGAPLAIEALVAFFLESTFVGLFFFGWERLSKRQHLMVTWLVALGSSFSALWILVANGWMQNPIGSEFNYQTMRMEMTSFAEVVLNPVAQVKFLHTVASAYTCGSMFILGVSSYYLLKGRDIAFAKRSFAVAASFGIASIISVIVLGDESGYELGDVQKVKLAAIEAEWHTEPAPAAFTLFGLPNQEEGKTDFAVKIPYVMGIIATRSLDEQVTGLHDLRDQHLVRIRNGIIAYELLERLRSGDTSHETERAFDQTKHDLGYGLLLKRYTDTVTDATEQQIQQAADDSIPTVWPLFWSFRIMVGCGFIMLFVFGAAFLQTYRKNITQKPWLLKAALWSIPLPWIAIEAGWFVAEYGRQPWAVGEILPVTVAASSQTVENLLTSLALIISLYTVFIIVESYLMITVAKKGPSSLKTGRYHYEQNTTSLEAKLAQQVQQ; from the coding sequence ATGTTTGATGTAGTTGAATTGTCGCGTTTACAGTTTGCGCTAACCGCTATGTTCCACTTTCTTTTCGTCCCTCTGACTATCGGTATGTCGTGCTTACTGGCGATCATGGAGTCGATCTATGTACTCACCGGTAAACAAATCTATCAGGACATGACCCGCTTCTGGGGCAAACTGTTCGGCATTAACTTTGCCTTGGGTGTCACGACAGGCTTAACCATGGAATTCCAGTTCGGCACTAACTGGTCATATTATTCTCACTATGTCGGCGATATTTTCGGTGCACCTTTAGCCATCGAAGCGCTTGTCGCGTTCTTCCTAGAATCCACCTTTGTTGGATTGTTCTTCTTCGGTTGGGAAAGGCTATCGAAACGCCAACACCTTATGGTGACTTGGCTGGTGGCTCTGGGCTCAAGCTTCTCTGCACTATGGATTTTGGTTGCCAATGGTTGGATGCAAAACCCAATTGGATCAGAGTTCAATTACCAAACTATGCGTATGGAAATGACCAGCTTTGCCGAAGTCGTGCTTAACCCTGTCGCACAAGTTAAATTCCTGCATACAGTGGCCTCAGCGTATACCTGTGGCTCGATGTTTATCCTTGGTGTGAGCTCTTACTACTTGTTGAAAGGGCGAGACATTGCTTTTGCAAAACGTTCGTTTGCTGTTGCAGCTTCGTTCGGCATTGCTTCTATTATCTCGGTGATCGTATTAGGTGATGAGTCGGGCTATGAACTGGGTGACGTTCAAAAAGTGAAACTCGCTGCAATTGAAGCGGAATGGCATACAGAACCTGCACCTGCGGCGTTTACCTTGTTTGGATTACCAAACCAAGAAGAGGGCAAAACCGACTTCGCGGTCAAAATCCCTTATGTGATGGGAATTATTGCAACGCGATCTTTGGATGAGCAAGTCACTGGTCTTCATGACCTACGTGACCAGCACCTCGTCCGTATTCGTAACGGAATCATTGCTTATGAATTGCTAGAGCGTTTGCGATCTGGTGATACCTCACATGAGACAGAACGAGCTTTCGATCAAACTAAGCACGATCTCGGCTATGGCTTATTGCTTAAGCGTTACACAGATACCGTAACCGATGCGACTGAACAGCAAATCCAACAAGCGGCAGATGATTCCATTCCAACTGTCTGGCCACTTTTCTGGTCATTCCGAATCATGGTGGGCTGTGGCTTCATTATGTTGTTTGTCTTTGGTGCGGCCTTCCTTCAAACCTACCGTAAAAACATTACGCAAAAGCCTTGGCTACTGAAAGCGGCGCTATGGTCGATTCCATTACCTTGGATTGCGATTGAAGCTGGCTGGTTTGTTGCGGAATACGGCCGTCAGCCTTGGGCAGTAGGTGAAATTCTTCCTGTGACCGTCGCGGCTTCTTCTCAAACCGTTGAAAACCTGCTTACGTCTCTTGCTCTCATTATCAGCCTATATACCGTATTTATCATTGTTGAAAGTTACTTGATGATTACCGTGGCTAAAAAAGGCCCAAGCAGTTTAAAAACGGGTCGCTATCACTATGAACAAAATACAACTTCACTTGAAGCCAAATTGGCACAACAAGTTCAACAATAA
- a CDS encoding aminotransferase-like domain-containing protein, with product MKKSQILANTIKNQIEQNIWLSGEKIPSIRDACKRYKLSIETVLQAYQQLEDQGYVRSKPKSGYFVLPRRNVFVSDHSKQKAIKPYPVKISDLLYDVLQRAKDPSIIPLSSAFPDPALFPHQALSRSLANASRQMPDNSMLTNLPPGSETLRRQIAQRYQTGGLDVLPDDIVITSGAMEALNLCLQSCTEPGDLVAIEYPAFYGVLQTIERLNLTAVEIPTDLTTGIDLDVLESVFASMDIKACWFMTESQNPVGYSMSDGNKQRLAELVNQHKIPMIEDDVYRDLHVGNQSSLPAKAYDTGEQIMLCGSFSKSLSPGFRIGWVVARKQALKIQRLQHLSTLSSSIPIQLGLSHYLTFYSYDNHLKKLRKLLNERKKAHIALLESSLPSSAMVHKSQGGYFIWIELPHSVCVEKLYELALEQNISVAPGIIFSSDKKFSHHIRLNCSYACDAKIAEAIRTLGGLIQTMELQANSCS from the coding sequence ATGAAAAAATCACAGATACTCGCCAATACAATTAAGAATCAGATAGAGCAAAACATCTGGTTGAGTGGTGAGAAGATCCCATCAATTAGAGATGCGTGTAAGCGCTATAAACTCAGTATCGAGACGGTACTGCAAGCCTATCAGCAGCTTGAGGATCAAGGCTATGTGCGCTCAAAGCCCAAGTCCGGCTATTTCGTGTTACCGCGCAGAAATGTGTTCGTTTCAGATCATTCAAAACAAAAAGCCATCAAGCCGTATCCTGTTAAAATTAGTGATTTGCTTTACGATGTGCTCCAACGTGCCAAAGACCCTAGCATCATTCCACTTAGCTCGGCATTCCCAGATCCTGCTTTGTTTCCGCATCAAGCATTGTCGCGCAGTTTAGCCAATGCCAGCCGCCAAATGCCCGATAACAGCATGCTTACTAATTTGCCACCGGGCAGTGAAACTTTACGCAGGCAAATCGCTCAGCGCTATCAAACTGGTGGGCTAGATGTATTGCCCGACGATATTGTGATCACGTCTGGGGCGATGGAGGCACTTAACTTATGCCTGCAATCCTGTACCGAGCCGGGTGACTTGGTCGCGATAGAGTACCCTGCGTTTTACGGTGTGTTACAGACTATTGAAAGGTTAAACCTGACGGCTGTTGAGATTCCAACAGACCTGACAACAGGGATTGATTTAGATGTGTTAGAGTCGGTGTTCGCTTCAATGGACATCAAAGCGTGCTGGTTTATGACAGAGTCGCAAAACCCAGTAGGCTATTCGATGAGTGATGGAAACAAGCAGCGATTGGCCGAGTTGGTGAACCAACATAAGATCCCGATGATCGAAGACGATGTGTATCGAGATCTTCACGTCGGTAATCAAAGCTCTTTGCCTGCTAAAGCCTATGACACTGGCGAGCAAATCATGTTGTGTGGTTCGTTTTCCAAATCATTGTCGCCCGGCTTTCGAATCGGTTGGGTAGTTGCAAGGAAACAAGCGCTAAAGATTCAGAGATTGCAGCACCTTTCGACGCTGTCGAGCAGTATTCCTATCCAACTTGGACTGTCTCACTACCTGACGTTTTATAGTTATGACAACCATCTTAAAAAACTTCGCAAGCTTTTGAATGAAAGGAAGAAGGCACATATTGCATTGTTAGAATCTAGCTTACCTTCAAGTGCGATGGTGCATAAAAGCCAAGGTGGCTACTTCATTTGGATAGAACTGCCTCACTCTGTTTGTGTTGAGAAGTTGTATGAACTAGCCCTTGAACAAAACATCTCTGTCGCTCCGGGAATCATATTCAGCAGTGATAAAAAGTTCTCTCATCACATTCGTCTCAACTGTTCGTATGCTTGTGACGCCAAAATAGCAGAAGCCATTCGTACGCTAGGCGGCTTGATTCAGACAATGGAATTGCAAGCCAATAGTTGCAGCTAA
- a CDS encoding lytic polysaccharide monooxygenase: protein MAMLSSVPSVANAHGWSEFPSARQNTCYEQGGVWSGTPPNAACAQAKDISGSYPFVQRNEYAKNIQDFNNINAVKAAIPDGTLCYANDSQKRGMGAPHTGWTRTELNTGTFEYVFNATAPHNPSFWEFYLTKPNADLSKGLAWGDLDLIQEVGNVPVSGGKYRINVTIPSDRSGDAILYVRWQRDDAAGEGFYNCSDITIAGGTTPPPEPGPEPDLVRGDLFISEGFGTPQVGDTVKYDIINKYGEVARSFDIVIDASNVNDWARLLASEINGWHEEFKDGAIFIGDWHAEMQHYMYFQNDPSRNFFNSKDSRASGQLTLIDGGDGGVEPLKGDIYELVKSDNVVNAGDKVVIATSEAANLTQTQGSSVSIQNNGSASVVVDTTGIVANETLSFMASSIESDSVETFTFEVIADDGGVTPDPDPTPDPDPTPDPDNGTWDSSATYLGGEVVTYSNQSWKAQWWIQGGTNPKATYENDQWGVWRPAN, encoded by the coding sequence ATGGCTATGCTATCGAGTGTGCCGTCAGTGGCAAATGCTCATGGTTGGTCTGAATTTCCAAGTGCACGTCAGAACACGTGTTACGAGCAAGGCGGGGTTTGGTCAGGTACACCACCGAATGCAGCATGTGCTCAAGCAAAAGATATTTCTGGTTCATACCCGTTCGTTCAACGTAACGAGTATGCGAAAAATATCCAAGATTTCAACAACATCAACGCTGTAAAAGCGGCGATTCCTGACGGCACGTTATGTTACGCCAATGATTCGCAAAAACGCGGCATGGGTGCACCTCATACAGGCTGGACTCGCACCGAGCTAAATACTGGTACATTTGAATATGTATTCAACGCGACTGCACCTCACAACCCGTCATTCTGGGAATTCTACCTAACGAAACCAAACGCAGACCTGAGCAAAGGCCTAGCGTGGGGGGACTTAGATCTTATCCAAGAAGTGGGGAATGTTCCTGTAAGCGGTGGCAAATACCGTATCAACGTGACGATTCCTTCAGACCGCTCTGGCGACGCAATCTTATACGTACGTTGGCAACGTGATGATGCCGCGGGTGAAGGCTTCTATAACTGTTCTGACATCACTATCGCAGGTGGTACAACCCCTCCACCAGAGCCGGGTCCTGAGCCTGACCTCGTACGTGGCGACCTTTTCATTTCAGAAGGTTTTGGTACTCCACAAGTTGGTGATACGGTTAAGTACGACATCATCAACAAGTACGGTGAAGTAGCGCGCAGCTTCGACATCGTTATCGACGCTTCAAACGTTAACGATTGGGCTCGTTTGTTGGCTTCAGAAATTAATGGCTGGCACGAAGAGTTTAAAGATGGCGCGATCTTCATTGGTGATTGGCACGCTGAAATGCAGCACTACATGTACTTCCAAAACGATCCTTCACGCAACTTCTTTAACTCAAAAGATAGCCGTGCTTCTGGTCAGTTAACGCTGATTGATGGTGGCGACGGTGGTGTTGAACCACTGAAAGGCGACATCTACGAGCTAGTGAAGAGTGACAACGTAGTGAATGCTGGCGACAAAGTTGTGATTGCAACAAGCGAAGCGGCAAATCTAACTCAGACACAAGGCTCTTCAGTAAGCATTCAAAATAACGGCAGTGCGTCAGTTGTCGTAGATACGACTGGTATTGTAGCTAATGAAACCTTGTCATTCATGGCTAGTTCTATTGAAAGTGACAGTGTTGAAACCTTCACGTTTGAAGTAATTGCTGATGACGGTGGCGTAACACCAGACCCAGATCCAACGCCGGATCCAGATCCGACTCCTGACCCAGACAATGGCACTTGGGACTCTTCAGCGACTTACCTAGGCGGTGAAGTAGTAACGTACTCGAACCAGTCTTGGAAAGCACAGTGGTGGATTCAAGGTGGTACAAACCCTAAAGCGACCTACGAAAATGATCAGTGGGGCGTGTGGCGTCCAGCCAACTAA
- a CDS encoding DUF6559 family protein, producing the protein MFRYIQRRRIKKVIKLLSAKMVKSYGSRDFFSIGQVETSSNELSKRQQQIALALFADPQDLAVELVPTIQLLRNDVSSDFFGGENYTARDVLNLLGGSGWQGGRMDDDMSHRMGMHSRY; encoded by the coding sequence ATGTTTAGATACATTCAAAGACGAAGAATCAAAAAGGTGATTAAACTACTGTCTGCAAAGATGGTGAAGAGCTACGGAAGCCGTGATTTCTTCTCGATAGGACAGGTTGAAACAAGCTCTAATGAACTGAGCAAACGCCAACAACAGATTGCTTTAGCTTTGTTTGCTGATCCACAAGATCTTGCTGTTGAGTTGGTTCCCACTATCCAGCTGTTACGTAATGATGTGTCTAGTGACTTCTTCGGCGGTGAGAATTACACCGCGCGTGATGTGCTCAACCTCTTGGGTGGAAGCGGCTGGCAGGGTGGTCGTATGGACGACGACATGTCACATCGCATGGGCATGCATAGCCGCTATTAA
- the btuD gene encoding vitamin B12 ABC transporter ATP-binding protein BtuD has product MIQIKSLSVGARLLPLSFELKQGQVTHVIGPNGSGKSTLLEAISGIGNNYKGDITIDGQDLSELSLQDLSLHRAYLCQSARPAFNLEVFQYLALSLPSSSHGLDAEINLALDEISQMLDISDKLHRSIQTLSGGEWQRVRLAGMCLQIWPTLNPYAKLLILDEPAAPLDIAQEALLYKLIERVAAKGIAVIMANHDLNRTLRHADQVLLLDKGVLQASGSAEQVLTPEQLESVFNTEVKSISVDNQTYLLFG; this is encoded by the coding sequence ATGATTCAAATTAAGAGCCTGAGCGTCGGCGCTCGTTTATTACCGCTATCATTTGAGCTCAAGCAAGGGCAGGTGACTCACGTTATCGGCCCCAATGGTAGCGGTAAAAGCACCTTACTTGAAGCGATATCAGGAATAGGGAACAACTATAAAGGTGATATCACCATTGATGGTCAAGACTTGTCTGAATTGTCGTTACAAGACTTATCATTGCACCGCGCTTATTTGTGTCAAAGCGCAAGGCCAGCCTTCAATTTGGAAGTGTTCCAATACCTCGCGCTCTCATTACCAAGCTCGTCGCATGGTCTTGATGCTGAAATCAACTTAGCTTTGGACGAAATAAGCCAGATGTTGGACATCTCAGACAAACTTCATCGTTCTATTCAAACGTTGTCTGGTGGTGAATGGCAGCGCGTTCGTTTAGCGGGAATGTGTTTACAGATCTGGCCAACGTTGAACCCTTACGCGAAACTGCTGATCCTCGATGAACCAGCAGCTCCACTAGATATTGCTCAAGAAGCCTTGTTATACAAGCTCATTGAACGAGTAGCTGCAAAAGGCATTGCGGTGATCATGGCAAACCACGATCTGAACCGGACCTTAAGACACGCCGACCAAGTATTGCTGCTCGACAAAGGCGTTTTACAAGCGTCTGGCAGTGCAGAACAAGTGCTTACGCCTGAACAGCTAGAGTCCGTGTTTAACACTGAAGTAAAAAGTATCTCAGTCGACAATCAAACCTATCTGCTGTTTGGTTAG
- the btuC gene encoding vitamin B12 ABC transporter permease BtuC, translated as MDFQQLLHQKQRKWTRAIYLMAALLVALSAIYLMVGDLFISPLGTLSTLEQKLLIDLRLPRLLAAIAIGAGLAVSGASLQVLLGNVLAEPGVLGISGGASLAMVIVLFFLPFAPTPELFMIAAVLGSLCFTVILVSMVKTMRLTTAKLLLVGVALGILSGAMVTWAFYFSDDLSLRLLMYWLMGSLGGVTWYQHSLTLVMIPVIIWLCLQGSKLDKLMIGETHAAQLGVNVPKLRWRLIFAVSILVGCAVALGGVISFVGLVVPHLLRLAIGTDNRYLLPLSAVAGAALLVFADICARTLLDSAELPLGVMTTSIGAPIFIWMLIKNHDSN; from the coding sequence ATGGATTTCCAACAACTTCTTCACCAAAAACAGCGCAAATGGACGCGAGCCATTTATCTCATGGCAGCACTGCTTGTCGCGCTGAGTGCGATTTACCTGATGGTTGGCGATCTTTTCATTTCCCCTCTGGGCACCTTGTCCACGTTAGAACAAAAACTACTGATTGATTTACGCTTACCTCGATTACTGGCTGCGATTGCTATTGGGGCTGGGTTAGCTGTATCTGGCGCAAGCTTACAAGTCTTATTGGGTAATGTATTAGCAGAGCCGGGTGTGCTCGGTATTTCCGGTGGCGCGAGTTTAGCCATGGTGATCGTGCTGTTCTTCTTGCCGTTTGCTCCTACGCCTGAACTCTTCATGATTGCTGCCGTATTAGGGTCACTCTGTTTCACCGTGATTCTGGTGAGCATGGTCAAAACGATGCGACTGACCACGGCCAAATTATTGCTGGTGGGTGTCGCGTTAGGCATTCTTTCTGGCGCGATGGTGACATGGGCTTTCTATTTTAGTGATGACCTCAGCCTACGCTTATTAATGTATTGGTTGATGGGCAGTTTGGGTGGCGTGACTTGGTATCAACACTCACTGACGTTAGTCATGATTCCCGTCATCATCTGGTTGTGCTTACAAGGCAGTAAGCTCGATAAACTGATGATAGGGGAGACTCATGCCGCACAACTGGGCGTGAATGTCCCTAAACTGCGTTGGCGTTTGATCTTCGCTGTATCTATTTTGGTAGGCTGCGCGGTGGCATTAGGCGGCGTAATCAGCTTTGTCGGCTTAGTTGTCCCACACTTACTCCGTTTAGCGATTGGTACCGACAACCGATATCTTCTTCCTTTGTCTGCCGTTGCTGGTGCTGCTTTGTTGGTGTTTGCCGATATCTGCGCGCGTACGTTACTCGATTCAGCAGAATTGCCTTTGGGTGTGATGACCACCAGTATCGGTGCGCCGATCTTTATTTGGATGTTAATTAAAAATCATGATTCAAATTAA
- a CDS encoding succinylglutamate desuccinylase yields MTKTLFRQSFLFDSLDLEQEVFAGQTVLSNGVQIKLHQRGVLEVIPAEYNSETKNIIFSTGVHGDETSPMELIDKLIEDIETGFQEVNARCLFIIAHPEATNAHTRFLDVNMNRLFDEKQHESNREVDIAKNLKLLVTEFYKQTEPATRWHLDLHCAIRLSKHYSFAVSPKVRHEVRNKELFDFINSAHIEAVLLSNAPTSTFSWYSAENFEAQALTMELGQVARIGENQLDKLTAFDLAIRNLIAEAEPEHLPKRTIMYRVSRTIVRLHDDFDFMFSDSVENFTAFKHGEVFGHDGDKPLMAKNENEAVVFPNRNVAIGQRAALMVCEVETRFDHGQLVYD; encoded by the coding sequence ATGACGAAGACCCTCTTTCGCCAATCATTTCTTTTTGACAGCCTAGATCTTGAGCAAGAAGTGTTTGCAGGACAGACCGTACTAAGTAACGGTGTTCAAATTAAGCTTCATCAACGTGGTGTGTTGGAAGTGATTCCCGCGGAATATAATTCTGAAACCAAAAACATCATCTTTTCAACTGGTGTTCATGGTGATGAAACTTCACCAATGGAGCTTATCGATAAGCTCATCGAAGATATCGAAACAGGCTTCCAAGAAGTGAATGCGAGATGCCTGTTTATTATTGCTCACCCAGAAGCAACCAACGCACATACTCGTTTTCTTGATGTGAATATGAATCGTCTGTTTGATGAAAAACAGCACGAAAGTAATCGAGAAGTGGATATTGCGAAGAACTTGAAGTTATTGGTTACTGAGTTTTATAAGCAGACGGAACCCGCAACTCGCTGGCACTTAGACCTGCATTGTGCGATCCGCTTGTCTAAACATTATTCGTTCGCCGTGAGCCCTAAGGTTCGCCACGAAGTTCGCAATAAAGAGCTGTTCGATTTCATTAACAGCGCTCACATTGAAGCAGTGTTGCTGTCGAATGCACCAACAAGCACCTTCAGTTGGTACAGCGCTGAAAACTTTGAAGCGCAAGCACTGACAATGGAATTAGGTCAGGTAGCAAGAATTGGTGAGAACCAACTTGATAAGCTCACTGCTTTTGATTTGGCGATACGTAACTTGATTGCTGAAGCAGAGCCAGAGCATCTACCTAAGCGAACCATCATGTATCGTGTTAGCCGCACAATTGTGCGCTTGCATGATGACTTTGATTTCATGTTCTCTGATTCTGTAGAGAACTTTACCGCGTTCAAGCACGGTGAAGTATTTGGTCATGATGGTGATAAACCATTAATGGCGAAGAATGAAAACGAAGCCGTGGTATTCCCAAATCGTAACGTGGCCATCGGTCAACGAGCGGCCTTAATGGTGTGCGAAGTTGAAACACGGTTCGACCACGGTCAGCTTGTGTACGATTAA
- a CDS encoding M3 family oligoendopeptidase has translation MTTPSWDLSIAYRDLDDVKIEQDIELIQQCIELLYLHVEKRHIILAMQNAIQTSEAAGTLLSTINTFANCHASVDATHTEAKALLGRVAKLNSEMSQAFSPYEDTLIHAEPEFINAVLEHDSVDVAGQRFAIESSRKLASSRLSVAEEQLLAAMKVDGRDAWGRLYDNLTGSLKLSLKLDGEEEALGFSQAASLLYGSEFDKQESAWRAVQGAMKTHQESFASILNALAGWRLTENKKRSKISDVHFLDPSLHGSRIVPETLDTMMSVAKANREVGQKAGLLMARVHGLDEMKPWNHLAAMPPLGDSESKVYPFDEAIEVIKTAFAEVNPEMAEFVALMVENGWIDAAPAANKRLGAYCTKFAATRTPLVFMTWSGSRSDLMTLAHELGHAFHNWVMKDMPLCQTRYPMTLAETASIFAENIVRDHLLKQAQTRNEKLEMLWEELSSSLALMVNIPVRFEFEKAFYEQREKGELTAQQLCDLMETTWKEWYGDAMTEADPYFWASKLHFSISQVSFYNYPYLFGYLFSKGVYAQRDAKGDQFYGDYVSLLRDTGSMMAEEVVKKHLSMDLTKADFWQQSIDMVKVQIDEFERLLNQED, from the coding sequence ATGACAACACCTAGTTGGGATCTAAGTATCGCTTATCGCGATCTGGATGATGTGAAAATAGAACAAGATATTGAACTCATTCAGCAATGTATTGAGCTGTTGTACCTACATGTTGAAAAGCGCCACATTATTCTTGCCATGCAAAACGCAATCCAAACCTCAGAAGCGGCAGGTACGTTACTCAGCACCATCAACACATTTGCTAACTGCCATGCATCTGTTGATGCAACACATACAGAAGCGAAAGCACTGCTTGGCCGCGTCGCTAAACTGAACTCTGAGATGTCTCAAGCGTTCAGCCCTTATGAAGACACATTAATCCATGCTGAGCCGGAGTTTATCAACGCTGTGTTGGAGCATGATAGCGTTGATGTTGCAGGGCAACGATTTGCGATTGAAAGCTCTCGTAAACTTGCAAGTAGCCGACTGAGCGTAGCTGAAGAACAGCTATTAGCCGCAATGAAAGTCGATGGCCGCGACGCATGGGGGCGTTTATACGATAACCTAACCGGTTCTTTAAAACTGTCGCTAAAGCTGGACGGTGAAGAGGAAGCTCTAGGTTTCTCACAAGCCGCTAGCCTGTTATACGGAAGTGAATTCGATAAGCAAGAGTCTGCGTGGCGTGCTGTGCAAGGCGCAATGAAAACGCATCAAGAATCATTTGCTTCCATTTTAAATGCATTGGCAGGCTGGCGACTGACGGAAAACAAAAAGCGTTCGAAAATAAGCGACGTACATTTCTTAGATCCAAGCCTACACGGCAGCCGCATCGTGCCTGAAACGCTGGACACCATGATGTCAGTAGCAAAGGCAAATCGCGAAGTAGGCCAGAAAGCGGGTCTGTTGATGGCAAGAGTTCACGGCTTGGATGAAATGAAGCCTTGGAACCATTTAGCCGCGATGCCGCCGTTGGGTGACAGTGAATCTAAGGTTTATCCATTTGATGAAGCGATCGAAGTGATCAAAACTGCCTTCGCCGAAGTCAATCCAGAGATGGCTGAGTTTGTCGCATTAATGGTTGAGAACGGTTGGATTGATGCCGCACCAGCTGCCAACAAACGTTTAGGCGCTTACTGCACCAAGTTTGCTGCGACACGTACACCGCTTGTGTTCATGACGTGGAGTGGTAGCCGCTCTGACTTAATGACACTGGCACACGAGCTTGGCCACGCGTTCCACAATTGGGTAATGAAAGACATGCCACTTTGTCAAACACGCTATCCAATGACGCTCGCTGAAACCGCATCGATTTTTGCAGAGAATATTGTTCGTGATCACTTGTTGAAGCAAGCGCAAACACGAAATGAAAAATTAGAAATGCTATGGGAAGAGTTGTCTTCTTCTTTAGCATTAATGGTCAATATTCCGGTTCGTTTTGAATTTGAAAAAGCGTTTTACGAGCAGCGTGAAAAAGGCGAGCTCACGGCTCAGCAGCTGTGTGACCTGATGGAAACGACTTGGAAAGAATGGTACGGCGATGCAATGACCGAAGCCGACCCTTATTTCTGGGCGAGTAAGCTTCACTTCAGTATCTCTCAAGTGAGTTTCTACAACTACCCATACCTGTTCGGTTACCTCTTCAGTAAAGGTGTTTACGCACAACGTGATGCTAAAGGTGATCAATTCTACGGTGATTACGTCTCTTTATTGCGCGATACTGGCAGTATGATGGCAGAAGAGGTGGTTAAAAAACACTTAAGTATGGACCTGACTAAAGCGGACTTTTGGCAGCAAAGTATCGACATGGTCAAAGTTCAAATCGATGAATTTGAAAGATTACTGAATCAAGAAGATTAA